The sequence CTTCGAAAGCGCCGGGAGCAGCAACTTCACCCATTACGTAAACCATGTTCGCACCCGATTTAATCTCTTCTTCTTGTTTCGGTACAAAAATGGTTGAGCCGGGTTGAAGAGCGGGCAACAAGCTTTCATCCCCAGAATCTAGGTAACGTTTAAGATTAAACAAAGTAGGTGTGTTGTTCGAAATGACGCGAATTTGCTCGACGCTGGCATAACGGGTTACGCCGCCAGAGCGCATCAGCACATCAACTAGGTCGGTGTTCTCTTTGTAAGTAAACGACCCGGGTGCGTTTACCTCACCAAACACTTTAATCGCGTTGCGAGAATCCGCACTGTCACCAGAGTTAGCAAGCTTTGCTGCATCAAACTCTTGCTCGATGTTGCCTACTAGTGGAGAGGCTGGAACAAACAAAGAGTCTAACGATTGCAGGGGCGGTAGATTAGCTTCATCACCAGAATCCAGAAAACGTTTGTAGTTGAACTCTTTCTTATCGGCGCCACGTTTTAAGATCAGCTTGTCGAGCTGTGCCCCCGGACGTAAACCGCCCGCTGCATACAACGCCATTTGGATGCTAGAACCTAACGCAAGCGTGTATTCGCCCGGCTGTTCTACGTAACCTTGAACATAAATAATGATCTGTTGCTCTTTTACATATACAGATGCATTCGAAAGATCTTTATAAGCGGTAGACAGAGCCTCTAGGACAACTTTGTTCAGCTGCTCAGTGTCGTAACCTGCAACAAATACTGTTCCAACTTCAGGAAGAGTGATACGCCCACGTTTATCGACTTGAAAGCCAGTATTTAGGCTGCTTTCGCCAGGAACATTAACTTGGATAAGGTCACCGACTTGCACAGCGTCTGAAAACTCGTCATTAGCTTGAACAAAACTCGCAAAGAAAAGAGAGAATGTGATGAACAATGTGATTAGTGTTTTCATAGTGCACCTCCCATCTTCGCTGCGTTCTTAGGCGAGATAATTTCAATGCTCACTCGGCGGTTAGTTAGTAGAGTACCTGCGGTTTCACCATCAAAAAGCGGTACCGTTTCACCCACAGACACAGCCTTGATTCGTTGTGGGCTAAGGCCAAAGATAGTGAGGTAACGTTCGACCTGTTTTGCTCGTCCAAGTGCTAATTTATCGTTGTATTCTTCAGTGCCTGTCGCATCTGCGTGTCCGGTTACAATTAAGTCTAACGATTTGTTTTCTTTTAGAATGTAAGACGCTTCAGCCAGTTTCCCCATGTACTTAGGATTCACTTCGGTAGAGTCTTGCGCGAATTGGTTATCAACATTTAACAGGTCATACAGCTGTTCAATCACAGACAACTGCATACGGAATTGGTTTTCATTTTTTGGCGGTTCACAGCGTGCTTGCGATGTGACGTAGTCGAGTTGGACTTCAAGTTCGTTAAGGCGTTTTCTTTGGATAACAAGGTCGTTGGCAGCGTCCAGTAACAGACCACCTTGCAGTTCTCGTGCGATACGATTTTGCTTTTCGATGGCTTGAACAACGGCAGCAGGGAAGCACCAGCGGGCACCTTCTTGGATTAAGGCATCTAAATGTAGTTTTGCGAGTTGCCAATCAAAACGTAGTCCGTGTTCAGGACCAAGCGGCTCGTCGGGCATGACAGGAGAGAAGTCAGAGTTCTGATAGTTAATCGAGTCGTAACTTTCCGCTAAACCTCCGGTGCCTTGTTCTGGGTAACTTGTGCAACCCAGAACTAGGACAGACAGAGAAAGGGCTATGTAGTTTTTAAGTTTTTTCATGCCAACGTCCTTTGTTTTTTCTTTTTATTATTATTTTTAGTTACTTCTAGCTTAGTGGATCTTCATGAATTGGTAGGATTTTTTGAGTTAACAGGGATAGCGTGGCCAATACGCAGTAGATTCATAATTTCTAGTGGCTGACCTGATACGTTTTCTAGGCGCATATTTCTTTCACGTTCAGTTAAGCGTTTGAACATATAAACAATCGCACCTACACCTGAAGAGTCCAAAAACTGCACTTCACTGAAATCGACTTCAATCTCTTTGTGAACATCATTTGAAATCACATCGTCAATGTCTGTCTGTGCATCGCGGCTACCCGCTGCGTCTAAATCACCGAAAATAGAAAGAGTCAGTGTCGTTGTGTTTAGGTCAATTTTGCGTAATTCCATAATGATATCTCCTTGGATGCATGAGTTTAGAATTGCACTGAATGTGCCAACTTTTATATTGTTTATTTTCAATAGGTTAGAGTTTTATCTTAGAAGAGTGTCATATTGAGAAACGCCACTTCTCAATATGAGAAGTAAAAATGAATGAATTTTTGAGAGTCACAATTGATTGATATTGCGAATGAAACGCCAGATTAAATAAGACTGAAGATTGGATCGCATCTCTAAGGAAATCTCACGTACCGTAATTCGAGACCACATAGGATAAAAATACTTGAAGGAAAAAATACTCGAGTAAATAGCAGATCAAAACAGGAAGCGGATAGGGAATAGATGATGAGATTAACCAAACTGGCGGTTGCAACACTCTTGGCATTTTCATTGCCATCTCACTCATCTTATTTACCGCCTGAACAGTTAGTATTAGCCAATACCTATAAACAGGGGATAGATGTCTCTGAGTATTGGACGAGTGAGAAACTCGATGGTATTCGAGCTTTATGGGATGGAAAGCATCTTTATACAAGAAATGGTAATCGAATTTACGCACCAAAGTGGTTTACAGAGAGCTTGCCAGAAGTGCACTTAGAGGGAGAGCTTTGGGCTGGACGAGGGAAATTCCATCTTGTTCAATCAACGGTGTTAGATCACACACCTAGTGATACCGCTTGGCTACAGATCGACTTCATGCTGTTCGATATGCCAGGTGCAGCCGGAGATTACCAAAAGCGTTATTACAACATATTGCATTGGGTGAGCGTGATCGATGAATCACACGTCGGTTATGTTGAACATTCACCCATTAAGAATGAAGAAACGTTGTTTCACCAACTAGACAACGTAGATGAGCGAGACGGCGAGGGTTTGATGCTTCGCAAGATCACTAGCCGTTATCAAGCAGGTCGCAGCAATGACTTATTAAAACTCAAAAGGCACCATGATGCTGAAGCCACAGTGATTGGTTATAAAACCGGAACGGGCAAATACAAAGGAATGATGGGCTCAATCTTAGTTCACAACGAGCAGGGCGTTGAGTTTTACATTGGCAGCGGGTTTACTGACAAAATGAGATTGTCGCCACCCGAGATTGGTAGTCGTATTACTTTTCGCTACAACGGCCTCACTCAAAACGGAAAGCCAAAGTTCGCAAGGTTTGTCAGAGAGAAGAGTGACTATTGAGTTGTTTAATCATTTGATTTTAATAATTTAGAAAGCAAAAGAGCCCTGAAAATCAGAGCTCTTTTTTGTTTTATGTCTTAGCGGGTTACACCAATGCTAGTTACGAAAATTGTTGCTGGCTAGATTATCGAGAACTGAACTCCAGTTGCACCTCATCACTTTGTTTATGCATCCAATGAAGGCGCATACCAAGCATGGTCGCTGCTGAAGATAGACCAATTATGAAGCCAACCCAGAAACCGTGTGCTCCCATAGGCTCAACAATCCAATCTGTCATTCCTAAGATGTAGCCGATAGGAAGACCAAGCAACCAGTAAGCCACAAAGGTAATATTGAAGATCGATCGCATGTCTTTGTAGCCACGCAAAGCACCTGCAGCGATAACTTGAATGGCGTCGGTACATTGATAAACCGCTGCGAACAACAGTAATTGCATTGCAACGGTAATTACCGCGGTATTCTCTGTGTACAGTAATGAAACCTGCTCTCTGAAAATGGCCGTCAATGCTGCCGTCATTAATGCAGTCACTAAACCAACAATGATGCCCACGTGTGTCGCGATCTTCGCACCTTCGGTATTGTTTTCACCTAGCTTATGGCCAACACGAATACTCACGGCGGCACCAATACTCATTGGAATCATGAAGACTAGTGAAGAGAAGTTGATCGCAACTTGGTGCGCGGCAACAATCAATGAGCCAAGTGGGGCAACCAACAAGGAAACAACGGCAAACAAGGTTACCTCGAAGAAGATAGCGGCCGCGACTGGGAAGCCAAGTCTAAACAGGCGAATCTGAGCTTTAAGTTGCGGCTTATGGAACGTACCGAAGATGTTGATTTTCGCTAAACGTTTTGAAGTTAAAACGTAAGCGAACAGCAGTGCAAACATCACCCAGTACACGATAGCCGTTGCAACGCCACAACCAACACCACCCAAGGCAGGAGCACCAAGCTTTCCGTATACGAACATCCAGTTAAGCGGGATGTTTAATAGCAAGCCAATAAAACCAATCACCATTGCAGGCTTAGTTAAAGACATTCCATCGGTAAAGCTTCTCAAGGTTTGGAACAGCAAAAATGCAGGTACAGCGAACATCACCGCGTTCATATAACCTATGGTCTTTTCTGCCATGAGTTGTTCAATGTCCATCCACTCCAATATCAATTGTGTCTGGAACAGCACGCCAATGATTGGAAGAGAGATGACGAGCGCTAAAAATGCGCCTTGTTGAATTTCAAATGGAATTTTTACTTGTCGACCAGAACCATTCAGTTGTGCAACGACAGGAACCAACGCCATCAATAGGCCAACACCAAATAAGATTGATGGTAGCCAGATACTTGCTGCAATCGAAACCGCCGCCATATCGATAGCACTTACGCCACCGGCCATTACGGTATCAACAAAACCCATTCCAGTTTGTGCAACGGATGCGATCAATACTGGGGTCGCAAGTTTAATTAGATTCGAGGATTCTTCTTTGTAACGATGCACAAACAACTCCAAATAAGAGGGAAAATTAGAATAATAGTGTAGGAAAGGACATTCTGAAGGAATCAGAGACAATGATCTTAAGCTTCCACTGGACGAATCATAAAGAAATGTCACAATAACTGCTATGAAAAACTGTTACTAAAATGCTAAATAGGAATCTTATGTTTACAGGTATCGTTCAAGGCATGGCAACACTGGTTGCTATCAACAAAAAAGAGTCGTTTCAAACTCATACCATTGAGCTAAGTGACGAAATGGTTGAAGGATTAGCCATTGGTGCTTCAGTAGCTCATAACGGTTGTTGCTTAACGGTAACGGAAATTTCAGGAAACCAGATTGCTTTTGATTTAATGCAAGCGACATTGCGACTGACGAACTTAGGCCAACTTAATGTAGGTGACAAAGTGAATGTTGAGCGTGCAGCAAAGTTTGGAGACGAAATTGGCGGGCACAGCATGTCTGGTCATATTACTCTGATGGCTAACCTAGTTGATGTGATTAAAACAGAAAACAACCGAACGCTTTGGTTCGAACTACCGCAAGAATCAATGAAGTATGTGTTGAGCAAGGGTTACATTGGTGTTGATGGTTGCTCATTAACTATTGGCGAAGTGGAAGATAACCGTTTCTCTGTTCATCTGATCCCAGAAACGCTGAATCGCACTCTGTTTGGCGTCCGTGAAGTAGGCGATCAAGTAAACATAGAGTTCGACCCTCAAACACAGGCAATTGTTGATACTGTCGAGCGCGTATTAGCGAACCAAAAATAGCCACTAAGTGCATTGCGTCGGTGGCGATAAAATTACACCGGTTACCAAATTAAAAAAGAGCACATGAGGTGCTCTTTTTTGATCGTTATTTAAACGAGAAACTGATTGTCAGAATACTTGCTCGTCATCGGCATCAATCGAAAGGTTGATTCTGTCTCTTACCTCGTCGACCTGCATATCCAAATGAATGGCATTGCAACACGCAGGACAATCATCATAGAAGTCTTGGCTACCATTTGATGCATCAAGCGTGATGTTAATACCGTGCCCACAATGCGGACAGGAGACATGTTTCTCTGTGTATTTATGCATGGCAAATTCTCCTCACTGTAACTGATACCAATCGTATTCGGTTATAAACAGCTGTAATTGGTATTAAACGGCTTGAATCTTCTGAATACACGCTTCGGTTTGTGCCAAGTAATGACCGCCAAATTGATTACAGTGATTGAGAAGATGGTACAAGTTATAAATATCTTTTCGATCAGTATAGCCAACGTCGAGCGGCATGACGCTTTGGTAACCTTCATAAAACTCTTTAGGGAAACCTTCGAACAATTCGGTTAACGCCAAGTCACACTCATGGTCACCCCAGTAACAAGCCGGGTCGTAGCAAATTGGGCCAAACGCAGAGTTAGCGACATTGCCATTCCAAAGATCGCCGTGAAGCAAAGAAGGGCGAGGGTTGTGGCCTGCAAGTCGCATATTCACCACGTCAACAATATCGTCGATGTCACCAAACTTAATGCCTTTCTCTTTCAGCAGTTGAAGTTGAAAACCGATACGTTGCTCTGAGAAAAAACGTCCCCATTTTTTATGCCACGGATTAGGCTGAAGGGTACTGCCGATGTAGTTGTCTTGATCGCAACCAAACTCTTTTTGCTCTCCCCATTGGTGAAGCTGGGCAAGTTGAACACCAAAATCGAAACTGTTGTTGCCCGTTTCTAGTGGTTTGGTTGGTAAATAATTGAGGATAATGAACGAGCACTCTTTGGTTTTCCCAATAAGAACAAGCTCGGGCACATACACGGTGGAGGTATTTCTTAATAAACGCAGGTTCTCAGCTTCAATTTCAAACTTGGGTAGAAATTCACGCTGATTCACTTTAACAAAGTAACGTTCATTACCATCACTGATCATATAGCAATCGTTAATGTCACCACCAGAGACCTTCGTACGTTCAGTAATCTGAAAGTTGAACAAAAGCGTATCTGAAAGCTGTTGAGAAATGGCCTGCCACATAGGAAATCCTCACAGAACTGTTGATTTGAAATACTATCGTTTAATAGCAATAGTTTAGGATAAATCTGAGTAATTTATAGACGTACTGGTCAATGTTCTCAGCTCTAATTCATATCAATATGAATCAATTAGCGGATTTGTGAACTGGCACTGATTCAATGCCTTTGATTAATCGACAAAAAATGTCTGACAACAAGGCGTTCTTGTTTGGAACTAGCTTCACACTCGACATCAAATTCGAGGTCGTTCACTAGAAAATCGCAGGTGGCTTGCTATTGTCTACGCTTAAATTTTAGCTATTACTAATAGTCCACTAATTGCGTCGTGTAGAAGGCGGGGTGAGTGCCCATCAAGATCGCACTTGAAACCGTTGTTAAGTCCTATTTCTCTGCTTTGTTTGTAGATTGATTCAATTTTGAGCTTAAATGCTAGCAAAGATCATTTTAATATTACTTTTAGCAATAAAATGATGACAAATGGCTTCATTTACATAGTATTAGCCTAGAACGTGTTAATCTGCTTAAGAGCTTAAAACGGAGATTTATTGTGGTTGTAGAAACCGATGGCTATCTAGCTTTAATCGAGCACCTATCATTCAACCTAGATGTATTTACCAATGGTAATGGTGATACAGGAAATGAAAGTGTCGAAGACATTATTACAGACATGATTTCAACGAACATCATGGCTATCTTCGAACAAAACCCTGAACTGCACGCGAGTGTACGTTTTCAACTGCTGAAAGAAGCAGACGCCGTTGTTGCGGATTTAGGTGAAGTATTGGCAGGTGTGTGGGCTAAGAAGGCGACTAACGAACAGATCGTGTTCCTAGACGAATACATCGCGTTAGTGAAAAACCTATTTGATACGGCTGTCGCTAAATACGACTAGTTATTCGCGTATCAATCTAAAATAGTAAAAGGCGTTTAAGCCGTAACATTTGATGTTATGTCGTCCAGCGGTGAATCTCTTGAACCGCTATAAACGCCTAAAGTGCCAAAACTTGGAAGCCCAATAAGGGTTGTCCAGCCTCGATATAATCACACCTTTCGATGTAGAAGCATGTAGGAATTGATTGTTTCCTAAATAAACGCCAACGTGTCGCACCGTCATCGATGTTTTAAAAAACACCAAATCGCCACTCGTAGCCTGTTCATACGCAATTTCTTTTCCCTTTTGGCTCTGGTCTTTTGTGGTTCTTGGTAGGGCTTGTTGGGTCGCATTTTGGACGGCTATTTGTACAAAAGCGGAGCAATCTACACCTCTAAATGACGTTCCGCCGAAATGGTACGGCACACCTTTCCACTGCTCATACACGCTCATATAAGCATTTGTAGTCAATTGTTCTGACTTTGATAAAGGTTTCTGTGCGGTTTTACTAAGCTGAGAGGAGGACGGGTTTGAGCTACATGCAGCTAATGTTGCGAAAGTTATTGTAACTGCAAGCATTTTTCTGAATTTCATATGTAACTCTTCTGAAAAAAAAATGAAATAAAAACGTCATCAAGGACTTCTAGTATACGGACTAACTTAAGGATATCTCTTTTCGTAGTCAAACTGGATTTCACATGCCCGACACAAATTTATCAATAAAACCCTCACGTTATACATTCTCGCTCATCCAAACCGTTAGTGCTGTCTTTATTTCCATTCTGTTACTTGTCAGCTTTTTATCTATGGTCAGTATAAGAGGTGTTGAGCGAGTAGGAGGGTATTTCGATACGCTATCGGAACAGGCGTTACCACTCGCACTTCACAACGCAGAATTAACGCAAAGCGTATTAGAACAAGTCAAACTTCTTACTTACAGCACCCAATCAACCGATTTAGACACACTTAACGCAACACGAGACTCCATTGATCAACTCGCTTCCGAGAGTAACGCAATCCTAGAGGAACTCCTTTTTATCTCCCAATCTTTTCCTGATGCGATCTCTTTAGAACAGCAACAAATCCTTATTGATGATATGGCGCAACTGCAACAGATGACCAATACGGTTCTGTTGGCGCAAATTGATATTCAAAGTAAACAGAATCTGATCGACAGCAAAATGGGAGAGTTTCGTTACGGTGTCGGCTCTATCGGGCCTGAAATGAACCGCATCAGTTCGTTTTTAGTCGAAGACAACCCAGAAGCCAGTGATGCCGCGAACCGCTTTACATCGAGCGCGTCAGCAATGGCCAACACCTTCTTAATGCTAATGATGCAATCTGACATCGATAAAGCACAAGACGAATACCGCCAACTGAGAAACCGAATCGCTGGCCTTAACTTGGCTTACAGTGACTTTGCTGATTGGCATCCAGACATCGCGGAGTTCGCAAGCCTTACCGCACCTTATGAGATGGTAAAAGAGGGCTTCACAGAAGAAGGCGTGATTAGACAAATACTGCTTAAATTGGAACTGGTTAAGCAGCAAGAGCAGAACCTAGCCCAAGTGATTACCTTGGCGAATACCGTTATTAATACATTGAACCAGTTATCTTCGACCGCTGCACACCTGATCGATGAAAGCGAACTGGTCGTAAATCAAACCATTACCAACATTGACCGTGTGTTGTTTATTAGTGGACTAGTGATCGCCGTGATCATTGTGATCTCATGGTTAGTACTGCGCCGCTGGGTAAACAAAGGGCTGAAAAACATTACTCAACAATTGAGCTTGCTCGCAGATCACGACTTCTCGAAGCACAGTGCGTTGGTGGGGCCATTAGAGTTACAAGTAATTGCTTCTAAGCTGAATACCGTTGTCGATTCGACCGCAGACTCGGTTCGCTTGGTGACTCGTAACTGTGAAACGCTTTACCAAACTGCTGAGGTAAGCCACGACGCTGCAGAGCAAACCAACTCTAGCTTGAACGAACAAAACGAATCGCTACAGAATATGATCACTACGATTACTGAGCTGGAAGCGTCAATCGGTGAAATTGCACGTATTTCGAACGCATCCAATGACGATGCACAAGTTGCCGAAGACGAGTCAGTCAATGGTAGCCAGGTGGTGGGGCTTAACCAGCAACGTTTACAAG is a genomic window of Vibrio sp. ED004 containing:
- a CDS encoding SLBB domain-containing protein, which translates into the protein MKTLITLFITFSLFFASFVQANDEFSDAVQVGDLIQVNVPGESSLNTGFQVDKRGRITLPEVGTVFVAGYDTEQLNKVVLEALSTAYKDLSNASVYVKEQQIIIYVQGYVEQPGEYTLALGSSIQMALYAAGGLRPGAQLDKLILKRGADKKEFNYKRFLDSGDEANLPPLQSLDSLFVPASPLVGNIEQEFDAAKLANSGDSADSRNAIKVFGEVNAPGSFTYKENTDLVDVLMRSGGVTRYASVEQIRVISNNTPTLFNLKRYLDSGDESLLPALQPGSTIFVPKQEEEIKSGANMVYVMGEVAAPGAFEGKRDATFMDILANAGGPTRFAESRQIRVIKADGRVLKFDLAAYTEGLPNSNPPSIKAGDVIFVPEKTDMNEKSWLKITPDRAVNVIGEVNRPGRIEWSDEMNFMGLLAHVGGPTLRADTSKIEVVTGRKLVVFNLDDFIRNGAPRNQMPQIRAGSIVRVHDLPQDPSDNKSQWVRQSSDASIYIFGQVNAPGRYVFNDNMTILDILDILAEAAGPGPTDNAYVEKITIVNMSCCQGQARTFDLVEFSKTANIYNLTVLRAGDTIYIPDRRESFIEKARVGLDDILRITTTIVLIGAL
- a CDS encoding OmpA family protein; its protein translation is MKKLKNYIALSLSVLVLGCTSYPEQGTGGLAESYDSINYQNSDFSPVMPDEPLGPEHGLRFDWQLAKLHLDALIQEGARWCFPAAVVQAIEKQNRIARELQGGLLLDAANDLVIQRKRLNELEVQLDYVTSQARCEPPKNENQFRMQLSVIEQLYDLLNVDNQFAQDSTEVNPKYMGKLAEASYILKENKSLDLIVTGHADATGTEEYNDKLALGRAKQVERYLTIFGLSPQRIKAVSVGETVPLFDGETAGTLLTNRRVSIEIISPKNAAKMGGAL
- a CDS encoding STAS domain-containing protein; translation: MELRKIDLNTTTLTLSIFGDLDAAGSRDAQTDIDDVISNDVHKEIEVDFSEVQFLDSSGVGAIVYMFKRLTERERNMRLENVSGQPLEIMNLLRIGHAIPVNSKNPTNS
- a CDS encoding DNA ligase encodes the protein MMRLTKLAVATLLAFSLPSHSSYLPPEQLVLANTYKQGIDVSEYWTSEKLDGIRALWDGKHLYTRNGNRIYAPKWFTESLPEVHLEGELWAGRGKFHLVQSTVLDHTPSDTAWLQIDFMLFDMPGAAGDYQKRYYNILHWVSVIDESHVGYVEHSPIKNEETLFHQLDNVDERDGEGLMLRKITSRYQAGRSNDLLKLKRHHDAEATVIGYKTGTGKYKGMMGSILVHNEQGVEFYIGSGFTDKMRLSPPEIGSRITFRYNGLTQNGKPKFARFVREKSDY
- a CDS encoding MATE family efflux transporter, which produces MHRYKEESSNLIKLATPVLIASVAQTGMGFVDTVMAGGVSAIDMAAVSIAASIWLPSILFGVGLLMALVPVVAQLNGSGRQVKIPFEIQQGAFLALVISLPIIGVLFQTQLILEWMDIEQLMAEKTIGYMNAVMFAVPAFLLFQTLRSFTDGMSLTKPAMVIGFIGLLLNIPLNWMFVYGKLGAPALGGVGCGVATAIVYWVMFALLFAYVLTSKRLAKINIFGTFHKPQLKAQIRLFRLGFPVAAAIFFEVTLFAVVSLLVAPLGSLIVAAHQVAINFSSLVFMIPMSIGAAVSIRVGHKLGENNTEGAKIATHVGIIVGLVTALMTAALTAIFREQVSLLYTENTAVITVAMQLLLFAAVYQCTDAIQVIAAGALRGYKDMRSIFNITFVAYWLLGLPIGYILGMTDWIVEPMGAHGFWVGFIIGLSSAATMLGMRLHWMHKQSDEVQLEFSSR
- a CDS encoding riboflavin synthase; its protein translation is MFTGIVQGMATLVAINKKESFQTHTIELSDEMVEGLAIGASVAHNGCCLTVTEISGNQIAFDLMQATLRLTNLGQLNVGDKVNVERAAKFGDEIGGHSMSGHITLMANLVDVIKTENNRTLWFELPQESMKYVLSKGYIGVDGCSLTIGEVEDNRFSVHLIPETLNRTLFGVREVGDQVNIEFDPQTQAIVDTVERVLANQK
- a CDS encoding CPXCG motif-containing cysteine-rich protein, which encodes MHKYTEKHVSCPHCGHGINITLDASNGSQDFYDDCPACCNAIHLDMQVDEVRDRINLSIDADDEQVF
- a CDS encoding fructosamine kinase family protein, whose translation is MWQAISQQLSDTLLFNFQITERTKVSGGDINDCYMISDGNERYFVKVNQREFLPKFEIEAENLRLLRNTSTVYVPELVLIGKTKECSFIILNYLPTKPLETGNNSFDFGVQLAQLHQWGEQKEFGCDQDNYIGSTLQPNPWHKKWGRFFSEQRIGFQLQLLKEKGIKFGDIDDIVDVVNMRLAGHNPRPSLLHGDLWNGNVANSAFGPICYDPACYWGDHECDLALTELFEGFPKEFYEGYQSVMPLDVGYTDRKDIYNLYHLLNHCNQFGGHYLAQTEACIQKIQAV
- a CDS encoding DUF3802 family protein, whose translation is MVVETDGYLALIEHLSFNLDVFTNGNGDTGNESVEDIITDMISTNIMAIFEQNPELHASVRFQLLKEADAVVADLGEVLAGVWAKKATNEQIVFLDEYIALVKNLFDTAVAKYD
- a CDS encoding NlpC/P60 family protein; its protein translation is MKFRKMLAVTITFATLAACSSNPSSSQLSKTAQKPLSKSEQLTTNAYMSVYEQWKGVPYHFGGTSFRGVDCSAFVQIAVQNATQQALPRTTKDQSQKGKEIAYEQATSGDLVFFKTSMTVRHVGVYLGNNQFLHASTSKGVIISRLDNPYWASKFWHFRRL
- a CDS encoding methyl-accepting chemotaxis protein translates to MPDTNLSIKPSRYTFSLIQTVSAVFISILLLVSFLSMVSIRGVERVGGYFDTLSEQALPLALHNAELTQSVLEQVKLLTYSTQSTDLDTLNATRDSIDQLASESNAILEELLFISQSFPDAISLEQQQILIDDMAQLQQMTNTVLLAQIDIQSKQNLIDSKMGEFRYGVGSIGPEMNRISSFLVEDNPEASDAANRFTSSASAMANTFLMLMMQSDIDKAQDEYRQLRNRIAGLNLAYSDFADWHPDIAEFASLTAPYEMVKEGFTEEGVIRQILLKLELVKQQEQNLAQVITLANTVINTLNQLSSTAAHLIDESELVVNQTITNIDRVLFISGLVIAVIIVISWLVLRRWVNKGLKNITQQLSLLADHDFSKHSALVGPLELQVIASKLNTVVDSTADSVRLVTRNCETLYQTAEVSHDAAEQTNSSLNEQNESLQNMITTITELEASIGEIARISNASNDDAQVAEDESVNGSQVVGLNQQRLQALEHSLSMNEESMADLDGRVKQIREMVDMISGIAENTNLLALNAAIEAARAGEQGRGFAVVADEVRKLASGTSQQTTNIRNMMNELVAAADRSRTSVTESRSEMANALQTSGDVKQAFEKIEVAVSQIKGRVEQIMVATEQQARATVDVTHSITRVSEQGENTKLQLESMIESSEQVAEIAGHQQAMLHKYQFDSAK